A window of Spirochaetales bacterium contains these coding sequences:
- a CDS encoding FHA domain-containing protein produces MGKSRGRKSPSLTIRLLVIKGKDAGELYETSSFPFIIGRDKGANFSLTKDSNISRYHAKISRNGKSVSIQDLKSTNGSIVNNVKITRKTALSDGSIIILGKTSLKLIIAKKEPEKHAEIEHTESTFYYEPRQTEAILVLDQCNSSQIIDVYGDEACMELTEAMNNIVLPIFKRHTAQFIKGTGDGFLATFADVHHCVRASEEILKSIRKWNLNKSNATEIHVRIGMHYGKSLIEPNGDRHGQAVIVTFRTEGLRYRDIKKTANTIAPGHFPLEDRVFITREFYHELDQPKKKKFRRMGSFRLKGIKGYHTIYAYRTSG; encoded by the coding sequence ATGGGAAAATCGAGGGGGAGAAAATCACCATCCCTGACAATCCGATTGCTCGTGATAAAGGGAAAAGATGCGGGAGAACTGTACGAGACATCCTCTTTCCCCTTTATTATCGGCCGCGACAAAGGAGCAAATTTCTCCCTGACAAAAGACAGTAATATATCACGATATCACGCGAAAATTTCCAGAAACGGCAAATCCGTATCCATACAGGATCTTAAAAGCACAAACGGAAGCATCGTCAATAATGTAAAAATAACCAGAAAAACGGCCCTTTCAGACGGAAGTATCATTATTCTCGGCAAAACATCACTCAAACTCATTATTGCTAAAAAAGAACCGGAAAAACATGCGGAAATAGAGCATACTGAAAGTACATTCTATTACGAACCGCGACAGACGGAAGCAATATTGGTTTTAGACCAATGCAATTCATCTCAAATCATCGACGTTTACGGCGATGAAGCCTGTATGGAACTCACCGAGGCGATGAATAATATCGTCCTTCCCATTTTTAAAAGACATACCGCGCAATTTATCAAGGGAACCGGGGACGGCTTTCTTGCCACCTTCGCCGATGTCCACCATTGTGTAAGGGCGTCTGAAGAAATTCTAAAAAGTATCAGAAAATGGAATCTCAACAAATCCAATGCAACCGAAATCCATGTCCGTATCGGAATGCACTATGGCAAGAGTCTGATCGAGCCGAACGGGGACCGTCATGGCCAGGCGGTAATCGTCACCTTTCGAACAGAAGGCCTTCGTTACAGGGACATAAAAAAAACGGCCAATACCATAGCGCCGGGACATTTCCCGCTTGAAGACAGGGTCTTTATCACTAGGGAATTCTACCATGAACTGGACCAGCCAAAAAAGAAAAAATTCAGGCGTATGGGTTCGTTCAGACTCAAGGGCATCAAGGGATACCACACGATATACGCCTACAGAACGTCCGGTTGA
- a CDS encoding response regulator produces MNYPTNEDIPIEILLVEDNDGDILLTKEAFRESKLHNHLSVVKDGVEALAFLKRENNYANAPRPDIILLDLNLPKKTGVEVLNEIKNDADLKTIPVVILTCSTNEDDILATYYNRANCYITKPVDFNKFLKVIQSLNTFWLEIVKLPNKA; encoded by the coding sequence TTGAATTATCCGACCAATGAAGACATCCCTATCGAAATACTGCTTGTCGAGGATAATGACGGTGATATTCTTCTGACAAAGGAAGCGTTCAGAGAGAGTAAACTCCACAATCACCTTTCCGTGGTAAAAGACGGGGTTGAAGCGCTTGCCTTTTTGAAACGAGAAAACAATTACGCGAACGCCCCCCGGCCCGATATCATTCTCCTCGATCTCAATCTTCCAAAAAAGACGGGGGTCGAGGTATTGAATGAAATTAAAAATGATGCCGATCTGAAAACGATTCCCGTCGTCATCCTCACCTGTTCGACAAACGAAGACGACATCCTTGCAACCTATTACAACCGGGCCAATTGCTACATTACCAAACCCGTCGATTTCAATAAATTCCTCAAAGTGATTCAATCACTCAATACCTTCTGGCTCGAGATAGTCAAACTTCCCAATAAAGCCTGA
- a CDS encoding cellulase family glycosylhydrolase, translating into MKFKSTCRTAGFILSLLVLLAFITIEAEANTRYGRLTGVNWFGFETGNYVVHGIWERDYKSMLKQIADLGFNCIRLPWCNEMLGKSPDSIQINEYGTDDYTGETGLNLDLDGLSSQEVMDRIIEEAGNLGIYIILDNHSRAADGYMNETLWYTDSCSESKWISDWVAMINRYKNNSNVIGADLNNEPHGSTGSGMKPPASWGYNASGYGTTDWRAAAIKCGQAINSANSNILIIVEGVEEYPEGHGYWWGGNLKGVADYPISGINNLVYSPHEYGSSVFNQSWFSASNFPNNMPAIWDEHFGFIKNQNIAPLLFGEFGITDAAAANSSSTDYKWFTKLMEYMGRDCSWTMWSWNPNSGDTGGMLEADWVTVNTPKYNLVKPYLAGSSGPVVTQPPAVTQPPTVTNPPATDPPTVTNPPAVTNPPAVTIGDVNSSGTIDIVDALLVAQYYVGLDPAGFNQTAADANCNGTIDIVDALRIAQYYVGLINTLC; encoded by the coding sequence ATGAAATTCAAATCAACATGCAGAACGGCGGGCTTTATCCTGTCGCTATTGGTTTTGCTTGCATTTATTACAATAGAAGCTGAAGCAAATACACGATACGGAAGACTCACCGGTGTCAACTGGTTTGGTTTCGAAACCGGCAATTACGTCGTTCACGGCATCTGGGAACGTGATTACAAATCAATGCTCAAGCAGATAGCCGACCTCGGATTCAATTGCATCAGGCTGCCGTGGTGCAATGAAATGCTGGGTAAATCGCCGGACAGTATCCAGATAAACGAATACGGCACCGACGATTACACGGGAGAGACCGGTCTCAACCTCGATCTTGACGGATTATCGTCACAGGAAGTAATGGATAGAATTATAGAGGAAGCGGGTAATCTCGGAATATATATTATCCTGGACAACCATTCGCGTGCCGCGGACGGCTATATGAATGAGACTTTGTGGTATACGGATAGTTGTTCCGAATCGAAATGGATTAGCGACTGGGTCGCGATGATCAACAGGTACAAGAATAATTCGAATGTCATCGGCGCGGATTTGAACAACGAACCGCACGGGTCGACCGGTTCGGGAATGAAACCCCCCGCCTCATGGGGATATAATGCCTCAGGATACGGCACCACCGACTGGCGGGCCGCGGCGATCAAGTGCGGCCAGGCGATCAACAGCGCCAACTCCAATATTCTCATAATCGTCGAGGGCGTCGAAGAATATCCCGAAGGCCACGGATACTGGTGGGGCGGCAATCTGAAAGGCGTCGCCGATTATCCGATTTCCGGTATCAATAACCTTGTCTATTCTCCCCATGAATACGGCTCTTCCGTTTTTAACCAATCATGGTTTTCTGCATCGAATTTTCCCAACAATATGCCGGCGATCTGGGACGAACATTTCGGTTTCATTAAAAACCAGAATATCGCCCCGCTGCTTTTCGGCGAATTCGGGATCACGGATGCCGCGGCGGCGAATTCCTCTTCGACGGACTACAAATGGTTTACGAAATTGATGGAATATATGGGGCGGGATTGTTCCTGGACGATGTGGAGCTGGAACCCGAACTCGGGGGATACCGGGGGGATGCTGGAAGCGGACTGGGTCACCGTCAACACGCCAAAGTATAACCTGGTAAAACCATACCTCGCCGGAAGCAGCGGCCCCGTCGTCACGCAACCGCCGGCCGTCACACAGCCGCCGACAGTCACGAACCCACCGGCGACCGACCCGCCCACGGTGACGAATCCCCCGGCTGTGACCAATCCGCCTGCCGTCACCATCGGCGACGTCAATTCGAGCGGCACCATCGACATCGTCGATGCGCTTCTTGTGGCCCAGTACTATGTCGGTCTTGACCCAGCGGGATTTAATCAGACCGCGGCGGACGCGAACTGCAACGGAACGATCGATATTGTCGATGCGCTCCGCATCGCCCAGTATTACGTCGGGCTGATCAATACATTGTGCTGA
- a CDS encoding ABC transporter ATP-binding protein — translation MARIQLIDVCKTLRTKSFHLLSSRENRSSNEITFSLENISLDIPSGHITVILGPSGCGKTTLLKIIAGLIKADSGRILFNGMNMEEVAPGERKIGMVFQDYALYPHLDSKTNILSYFLFKRKTAELYETAKEKFDRTSELMGVEIKYLLHRMPNTLSGGEKQRVAIGRCITRDPAVFLLDEPFLNLDQMLKDKYRVNMKHLLKQFSVTTVYVTHDQQEALIFADHIAVMNKGAIEQVGSYEEIYNNPNSVFVASFLNTSIHTTPINFIDGNLVSEKYANFTVGVRPEDISISEVMKPGLLKSVVREINYMPLIRSTIMETAINGTTIQLQKPEKTEISAGSVVWLGFDKIHTFDKATGKRIKTDTNPD, via the coding sequence ATGGCGAGAATACAGCTCATCGATGTATGCAAAACGTTGAGAACAAAAAGCTTTCATCTGTTATCCTCCCGGGAAAACCGGTCGTCGAATGAAATAACGTTCTCATTGGAGAATATCAGTCTGGACATTCCGAGCGGCCATATTACCGTGATCCTCGGCCCCAGCGGCTGCGGTAAAACGACACTGCTCAAGATTATCGCGGGCCTGATCAAAGCCGATTCGGGCAGGATATTGTTCAACGGGATGAATATGGAGGAAGTGGCTCCCGGGGAGAGAAAGATCGGGATGGTGTTTCAGGATTACGCTTTATATCCGCATCTGGATTCAAAAACAAACATTCTTTCCTATTTCCTTTTTAAACGGAAAACAGCCGAGTTATATGAAACGGCCAAGGAAAAGTTCGATCGTACAAGCGAATTGATGGGGGTTGAGATCAAATACCTGCTTCACAGGATGCCGAACACGCTTTCAGGCGGAGAAAAGCAGCGCGTTGCGATAGGCCGGTGTATTACGCGGGATCCGGCGGTGTTTTTACTGGATGAACCTTTTCTCAATCTCGATCAGATGCTGAAAGACAAGTACCGCGTCAATATGAAACATTTGCTTAAACAATTCAGCGTGACAACGGTGTATGTGACGCATGACCAGCAGGAGGCTTTGATTTTTGCCGATCATATAGCGGTCATGAACAAAGGGGCGATCGAACAGGTCGGATCCTACGAAGAAATCTATAACAATCCGAACAGTGTGTTTGTGGCTTCTTTCCTCAACACCAGTATTCACACGACGCCGATAAATTTCATCGACGGAAACCTCGTCTCCGAAAAATACGCCAATTTCACTGTCGGCGTCAGGCCGGAGGATATTTCAATCAGCGAGGTAATGAAACCGGGCTTATTGAAATCGGTCGTCAGGGAAATCAATTATATGCCGTTGATCAGAAGCACGATTATGGAAACCGCCATCAATGGGACAACGATACAGCTTCAAAAGCCGGAGAAAACGGAAATATCGGCCGGGAGTGTCGTCTGGCTCGGTTTCGATAAAATCCACACATTCGATAAAGCCACCGGTAAAAGAATCAAGACCGATACGAATCCCGATTGA
- a CDS encoding patatin-like phospholipase family protein, whose protein sequence is MKRTSNKAARGGPHNRSEKSRQSRSGTKRKQRSGIGLCLSGGGFRAALFHLGALRRLHELGVLEELSTISSVSGGSIISGFIAHTMAAKKKSIAELKFEEDIARPFRRLTTHDFRTFPFLTHFLWNWLFPSFRVRHLIRLLKRRLSSLPLCGIPLKPEFTFCATDMKYGVNWKFTQHTTGDYRTGYMKTPASMLLVDAVAASACFPPVFGPLTLTMNPGPSRKKGSGPKTGRSGINAGCGNSGRICLTDGGIYDNLGLEPVLDTHSHILVSDCGSPIPFEVKRNILSRTFRYVSLIMKQVEKLRREILMSAINEDYVTCRCDAKGKALYPVDKARGAYWAITSDAEGYNKRKTATSKTAVFYSRDFVKQIISCIRTDLDRFTKTETAVCENHGYSLADVALRTFVPELIKTDVPFRWPHKDYGPDTEKELRKKLKDSHRRLCFFRPE, encoded by the coding sequence ATGAAAAGAACGTCGAATAAAGCCGCCCGGGGCGGACCTCATAATCGATCCGAAAAAAGCAGGCAATCCCGAAGCGGCACGAAAAGAAAACAGCGCAGCGGGATCGGTCTGTGCCTGTCCGGCGGCGGATTCCGAGCCGCGCTCTTTCATCTGGGCGCACTGCGCCGGCTGCATGAATTGGGAGTTCTGGAAGAACTCTCGACGATCAGTTCCGTTTCGGGCGGAAGTATCATAAGCGGATTCATCGCGCACACGATGGCTGCAAAGAAGAAATCGATCGCTGAATTGAAGTTCGAAGAAGATATCGCCCGTCCTTTCAGGCGCCTTACGACACACGATTTCCGCACCTTCCCCTTTCTGACTCATTTTTTATGGAACTGGTTGTTTCCCTCTTTCCGGGTGAGGCACCTGATACGGCTTTTAAAAAGACGGCTATCCAGTCTCCCGCTGTGCGGGATACCCCTGAAACCGGAATTCACTTTTTGTGCCACGGACATGAAGTACGGGGTGAACTGGAAATTTACGCAGCATACCACAGGCGATTACCGGACCGGTTATATGAAAACGCCGGCTTCGATGCTGCTGGTCGATGCTGTCGCCGCATCCGCATGCTTTCCCCCCGTCTTTGGTCCTTTGACCCTTACGATGAATCCGGGCCCATCAAGGAAAAAAGGTTCCGGCCCAAAAACCGGGCGTTCCGGTATTAATGCCGGGTGCGGAAACAGCGGGCGTATATGCCTGACAGACGGTGGTATTTATGACAACCTCGGTCTCGAGCCCGTCCTGGATACACATTCCCATATCCTTGTCTCCGACTGTGGTTCGCCGATTCCTTTTGAAGTGAAGCGGAATATCCTGAGCAGAACATTCAGGTACGTGTCGCTGATCATGAAGCAGGTGGAGAAGCTTCGAAGGGAAATCCTCATGAGCGCGATCAATGAAGACTATGTCACCTGCCGCTGTGACGCTAAAGGAAAAGCTTTGTATCCCGTCGACAAGGCGAGGGGGGCGTACTGGGCGATTACAAGCGACGCGGAAGGCTATAATAAGCGGAAGACAGCGACCTCGAAAACGGCCGTCTTTTATTCCCGCGATTTTGTCAAACAGATCATCTCCTGCATACGCACCGATCTCGACAGGTTCACGAAAACGGAAACCGCAGTGTGTGAAAACCACGGTTATTCGCTGGCCGATGTCGCCTTACGGACCTTTGTCCCCGAACTGATAAAAACGGATGTACCGTTCAGGTGGCCGCATAAGGACTATGGACCGGATACCGAAAAAGAACTCAGGAAAAAACTAAAAGATTCGCACAGGCGGTTGTGTTTCTTCAGACCCGAATGA
- a CDS encoding sigma-70 family RNA polymerase sigma factor, with translation MRRISDAFGEERKKLFAFIHSKVSDREDAEDILQDVFTSAVIHLSVTEPVENLAAWLYTVAKNRIIDWYRKKRPANVSLDGEGEGVSLGDLIASGGLSVEEDFVRSVVTEALEDALGELPDNQREVFVLQAIEGKTFREISEETGTPLNTLIARKRYAVRFLKKRLAELKEMLDEYS, from the coding sequence ATGAGGCGCATCTCGGATGCGTTCGGAGAAGAAAGAAAAAAACTCTTTGCTTTTATACACTCGAAGGTTTCCGACAGGGAAGACGCGGAGGATATACTCCAGGATGTGTTTACTTCCGCCGTTATCCATTTGAGTGTGACCGAACCGGTCGAAAATCTCGCGGCCTGGCTTTATACCGTCGCGAAAAACAGAATCATCGACTGGTACAGGAAAAAGAGGCCGGCTAACGTATCGCTCGACGGCGAGGGTGAGGGTGTATCGCTCGGGGATCTGATTGCATCGGGCGGATTGAGCGTCGAGGAAGATTTCGTCCGTTCGGTGGTAACGGAGGCACTCGAAGACGCCCTCGGGGAACTTCCCGATAATCAGCGTGAGGTGTTCGTATTGCAGGCGATCGAGGGAAAGACATTTCGCGAAATAAGCGAAGAAACGGGTACCCCGCTCAATACCCTCATTGCGCGAAAACGCTATGCGGTACGGTTTCTCAAAAAGCGGCTGGCCGAACTGAAAGAGATGCTCGACGAATACAGCTGA
- a CDS encoding 6-phosphofructokinase, producing MAVKSRCIGILTSGGDCPGLNAAIRAVGKTLVSRNIGIIGILDGFTGLVQNKVIPLGPNELSGLLTIGGTILGTSRNKPHKMPLPDGKYHDMTGAAIENYHRLGLDCLVCIGGGGTQKNSYRLMKAGNLNIVTLPKTIDNDIWGTDVSFGFDTAVTIASEAVDRLHTTASSHHRTMICDVMGHNTGWLALSAGIAGGADVILIPEIAYHPEKVMEALVARRKSGKRFSIIVNAEGANPIHPPSPDGHGQAEDEPVNFFPHRLPSSEALATGIEKTINIETRVTTLGYLQRGGIPTPADRILATRLGTGAAASILDGIYGVMMAVRGSEIIPIPLEEIAGKKKTVPPDHHLIQTARRLGVSFGD from the coding sequence ATGGCCGTCAAATCACGCTGCATCGGTATCCTGACATCGGGGGGAGATTGCCCCGGATTGAATGCGGCAATTCGTGCCGTCGGAAAAACGCTTGTTTCCAGGAATATCGGCATCATCGGCATACTCGACGGTTTTACGGGACTTGTTCAGAACAAGGTCATTCCCCTCGGCCCGAATGAGCTTTCAGGACTGCTTACCATCGGGGGGACGATCCTGGGAACGAGCAGGAACAAACCGCACAAAATGCCGCTTCCCGACGGGAAATATCATGATATGACCGGGGCGGCGATCGAAAATTATCACCGCCTGGGGCTCGATTGTCTCGTCTGTATCGGCGGCGGGGGAACACAGAAAAACTCCTACCGGCTCATGAAAGCGGGAAACCTCAATATCGTCACACTCCCGAAAACAATCGACAACGACATCTGGGGTACCGATGTCTCGTTTGGCTTCGATACCGCGGTCACGATCGCTTCGGAAGCCGTCGACCGGCTTCATACAACCGCATCGAGCCATCACCGGACGATGATCTGCGACGTCATGGGGCATAATACCGGCTGGCTTGCCCTGAGTGCGGGTATTGCCGGGGGCGCCGATGTTATCCTGATTCCGGAAATCGCCTATCATCCGGAAAAAGTGATGGAGGCACTCGTTGCCCGGCGGAAAAGCGGAAAGCGTTTCAGTATCATCGTGAACGCGGAGGGCGCAAACCCCATACATCCGCCGTCACCGGACGGTCATGGACAAGCCGAAGACGAACCGGTGAATTTTTTCCCCCACCGTCTGCCCTCGAGTGAGGCGCTCGCGACCGGAATCGAAAAAACGATCAATATCGAAACGCGGGTAACGACACTCGGTTATCTTCAGCGGGGGGGGATACCGACTCCGGCGGACAGGATTTTAGCCACACGCCTCGGTACCGGGGCGGCCGCTTCGATTCTCGACGGCATCTACGGCGTCATGATGGCGGTCAGGGGAAGCGAGATCATTCCGATACCGCTTGAAGAAATCGCCGGTAAAAAGAAAACCGTCCCCCCCGATCATCACCTGATACAAACCGCGCGGCGGCTGGGTGTGTCATTCGGTGACTGA
- the mtnA gene encoding S-methyl-5-thioribose-1-phosphate isomerase, giving the protein MKAIRYIKNTLHYLDQRFLPHREIWRECRTIKCGYRAIKELRVRGAPLIGVFAAYSLCVSLDSLPSDKQRFYTALADAIAYLESARPTAVNLVWALRRIEKTAAANGSLSLNRIKKAIRSEARAIHAEDAVLCGRIAEHGVRLVGKGDRILTHCNTGFLATGGDGTALAVIGMAHRLYADITVYAGETRPLLQGSRLTAWELMKRGIRCFLITDNMAASLMRDGQIDKVFVGADRIAANGDTANKIGTYGLAVAASYHRVPFYVAAPSSTFDPSLESGDGIPIEQRDGDEVRTVCGKVRIAPAGVPVCNPAFDITPSRLITAIICDRGIITPPYKKHIKEVFQSGFDM; this is encoded by the coding sequence ATGAAAGCGATCCGCTACATAAAAAACACCCTTCACTATCTCGATCAGCGTTTCCTTCCCCACAGGGAGATATGGCGCGAGTGCAGAACGATCAAATGCGGCTACCGGGCGATCAAGGAACTCCGTGTTCGCGGCGCCCCCCTGATCGGGGTATTCGCGGCTTACAGTCTTTGCGTATCCCTCGATTCGCTTCCAAGCGACAAACAACGCTTTTATACCGCTCTCGCCGATGCGATCGCGTATCTTGAGAGCGCACGACCCACCGCGGTCAATCTCGTATGGGCGCTGCGACGGATCGAAAAGACTGCCGCGGCAAACGGGAGCCTTTCCCTGAATCGGATAAAAAAGGCGATTCGGAGTGAAGCACGGGCCATTCACGCAGAAGATGCCGTGCTGTGCGGCCGTATTGCCGAACACGGGGTCCGTCTTGTCGGTAAAGGCGACCGTATTCTCACCCACTGCAATACGGGATTCCTCGCCACCGGGGGGGACGGAACGGCGCTGGCCGTAATCGGCATGGCCCACCGTCTTTACGCGGATATCACCGTCTATGCCGGTGAAACACGCCCCCTGCTTCAGGGATCCCGGCTCACGGCATGGGAACTCATGAAACGGGGAATCCGGTGTTTTCTTATCACTGACAACATGGCCGCTTCCCTCATGCGGGACGGGCAAATCGACAAGGTGTTTGTCGGCGCCGACCGGATTGCGGCGAACGGTGATACGGCGAACAAGATCGGGACATACGGCCTCGCGGTGGCCGCTTCCTACCATCGCGTGCCGTTCTATGTCGCCGCCCCCTCGAGCACATTCGATCCCTCGCTCGAATCCGGGGACGGCATTCCCATCGAACAGAGAGACGGCGATGAAGTGAGGACGGTGTGCGGCAAAGTGCGGATCGCACCCGCCGGCGTTCCCGTCTGCAATCCCGCGTTCGACATCACCCCTTCCCGTCTCATCACGGCGATTATATGCGACAGGGGGATTATTACGCCGCCGTATAAAAAACATATCAAAGAAGTTTTTCAAAGCGGCTTTGATATGTAA